TTGACTGGGAAGAGGCGAAGGGAAGATTGTAAAACAATCAGAAAAAGAACAAAACAATATATTGCTTCTTTTAAGATAAAACCGGAAAGTTGTTATGAAAGATTACTTAAGGTAATAAGATTTGGCTCAAGTCCAGAAGATATTGAAAAGTTCTATGATGAATGGCGTGAATTGGTTAAGGATTTAGAAAGTGTTTGTAACAAAGAAGCAGCATAATAAAAGTGAAATTTGAATTTGACAGATTATTTATCTTGATAGTGTAGAGTGAACTATGAAGAAACAGAAATATAAAATAGATGCCAACATTAGTTAGTGGGGGTAATAAAATGAGGATTGAAATTAAAAAATTAACACCTGCTCATGTAGATGAATATATGAACTTTTTCGAGACAACACCACATGATGATAATATACCTGAACATACCTGTTATTGTGAGTGCTGGTGTAGCGCCGATCACCGTTTTGAAACAGGGATTCCATCACGTGAAGAAAGAAAAGCAATGGCTATTGAATATGTTAAGAGTGGACAGATACAAGGATATTTAGCATATGTTGATGATTGTATAGTTGGTTGGTGTAATGCAAACACAAAGACAGAATGTGTGAATTGTATAGGCTGGTATCGTTTTATGCCACAAGTAAATGAACTGGAGATTGATGTAAATGCTAAAGTAAAGTCGATATATTGTTTTCTTGTTGCACCTGATATGAAAAGAAAAGGAATAGCAAAACAATTATTGCAATATGCTTGTCAAGATGCGAAAAGCGATGGTTATGATTATGTTGAAGTATATCCCGAAAAAGAAACTACCGATGAACTTAAACATTTTATGGGGTTTGTTGATATGTATAAAAGCTTTGGATTTACTATTCATGCAGAAACAAATCAAAAATTTATAATGAGGAAGCAGTTAAAGGGCTCTAGAGGATAAGGAGTATAGGAAGCAAACATATTCCTATTTGCGTAGCTGTGCTCAAATCTTTTTTGATTAATTTACATATTTCTTTACATAATTTATATTTGTATGCTTTGTGCAAAAACTTATGTAAAGATTAAGGTATTTTTAAGTTAACATTAATTGCTAATTAATATTATAGTAATAAACTAAAAATGGAAAATAAATTTAATTAGTATAAAATGTTACGGGGGTACGTATGGAAACTAGAGAAATAAAACAACGATTATTAACAACCTGCTTACTGATATTATATTTGCTCGTATTAACCTGGATTATAATATTTAAAATGCAATTTTCAATTCAAGACTTGGACCATTTGCGAAGTATTAACTTAATACCATTTAAGGAATCGGTAATAGTGAATAATAGGATTGAATTTTCAGAAATATATGATAACATACTCGTATTTGTTCCATTTGGACTTTATGTTAGTATGTTAAAAAGTAATTGGTCTTTCTTAAAGAAAGTTGCTCCAATAGCAGGTGTAAGTTTGCTTTATGAAGTATTACAATTTATATTTTCAGTTGGTGCATCTGATGTAACTGACCTTATAGGAAATACATTTGGAGGAATAATTGGAATTGCAATATACATTGTTTTTCGTAGACTATTAAAAACAGATTTTAAAACAAATAAAATTCTTAATATTATTGCACTAATTGGGACAATAGGTGTGATTATATTGTTAGTAATTTTAGTGAGTTAATTTTAATACATGATATTCTTATTAAAAGCTTTAGGCTTATCACCCTTACTTATGCTGTTTTATAAGGATCGTAATTATCAATAACAATTCCAAATTTGGTTGAGATTATAGTAGTTATTTTTTTAATAGAGATAGATATGTAGTAAATGAATGAAGGAATGCGAATATTAAGTTGAAAATAATAGTTGACCATTGCCAATTACTACAATCTTATGGTCATACTGCATTGGTTTTAGAGTATATTCAATTGAGTTTGGTTCAAGTCGTATTGATTGTTGAATAAGTTGATCACCACTAAATATAATCATGAAAATCTTACCGGAAGAAGCATTTTTTACTTTATAGGAAACATTAGGCATCAACTTCAAATCATTAATGGTATAAAATCCTTCGGAAAATGTTTGAGGATTAGGAGCAGCTATAACAGCTAGATTATTCATAGTAAATGCTAGTAATAAGAAAATAGAAAATATAATAGCTGATTTTTTCATTAGCTTAACCTCTTTTCATAATTTAGATGGTATAGTTTATAATAAGTTTATTATATGTAAAGCATGAGAAAATATTCTAAGCACTTGATTTTATACAATTTTCTTTATGATTTTTGGTGATATTTGGTACCATATATAATTATGACACATTGGATTAAATTCATATGTATGAGTATTTATTTTTCTGGTGTTACATAGAAATACTGTAGCACCAGAGAAAATCCTTACTAGCAAATAATTTAAAAAATTTTGTTTTGCTAAATTTTTTACAACCTTAGTAAAGGGTAGGAACTGGGTAACATGCAACCTGACTTATAGATTTTTCATCAAATCCATAAAACACCCATTTTTTACCGTCCCATCT
The window above is part of the Clostridium saccharoperbutylacetonicum N1-4(HMT) genome. Proteins encoded here:
- a CDS encoding GNAT family N-acetyltransferase; translated protein: MRIEIKKLTPAHVDEYMNFFETTPHDDNIPEHTCYCECWCSADHRFETGIPSREERKAMAIEYVKSGQIQGYLAYVDDCIVGWCNANTKTECVNCIGWYRFMPQVNELEIDVNAKVKSIYCFLVAPDMKRKGIAKQLLQYACQDAKSDGYDYVEVYPEKETTDELKHFMGFVDMYKSFGFTIHAETNQKFIMRKQLKGSRG
- a CDS encoding VanZ family protein; the encoded protein is METREIKQRLLTTCLLILYLLVLTWIIIFKMQFSIQDLDHLRSINLIPFKESVIVNNRIEFSEIYDNILVFVPFGLYVSMLKSNWSFLKKVAPIAGVSLLYEVLQFIFSVGASDVTDLIGNTFGGIIGIAIYIVFRRLLKTDFKTNKILNIIALIGTIGVIILLVILVS